The Daphnia pulicaria isolate SC F1-1A chromosome 12, SC_F0-13Bv2, whole genome shotgun sequence genome contains a region encoding:
- the LOC124316194 gene encoding coronin-6-like codes for MSAMGHRVVRVSKFRNVYGTCWKRDLCYDDIKVSKSSWDSTFCTVNQKFLAVITDSAGGGAFVVLPNTKENVGRMKSDCPVVSGHKGPVLDIAFCPHNDNLIASGSEDCSAKLWIIPDGGLTTTMTEPFFALLYHQRRVGLVLWHPAAENILLTAGSDNLVVIWNAGTGEPTIVIDSHPDLVYSACWNWDGSKLLTTCKDKKIRIINPRSGVVEEEAVCHEGSKASRAIFLKNGLIFTTGFSKVSERQFSLREPGLLNEPKIETEVDTSNGVMFPFYDADTNMVYLCGKGDSVIRYFEVTPEPPFVHYINTFQTPDTQRGIGMMPKRGCDVLSCEITRFYRLNSSGLCQVVSMTVPRKSELFQDDLYPDTVSPVPALSAIDWLSGMDREPQMMSLKKGLSGRFHDEDESDSIAKLSNVPSPLGTQVRLCRTNSLNICRKDLLSKSHSLPPNVNPLAKENEALLKEIARLKKQLAKQEERVRVLESLNHEERIRKLESLFDFQQKIREHESNNVFKVESPKYEDNNNNSKMSAYDCGTCQPETGTRTRPTVLSIPFTPPKDPCNVSNTETLAAILPQLPFSGTISSLSNFLSTPINAMGYELPSPMATAQSLASLPPVRVLTSLSKWGPFRALSSSLMSSLTPKSPSDSPSQSPFESVI; via the exons ATGTCAGCAATGGGCCACAGAGTTGTTCGTGtttcaaaatttcgaaatGTGTATGGCACATGTTGGAAGAGAGACTTGTGCTATGATGACATCAA AGTCTCCAAATCGTCATGGGATTCAACTTTCTGTACTGTTAATCAGAAATTCCTTGCCGTCATTACTGATTCAGCTGGTGGAGGAGCATTTGTTGTTTTACCCAATACCAAG GAAAATGTTGGGAGAATGAAATCTGATTGTCCTGTTGTGAGTGGGCATAAAGGACCTGTCTTAGATATTGCTTTTTGCCCTCATAATGATAACCTAATCGCTTCCGGCAGCGAAGACTGTTCGGCAAAACTATGGATCATTCCAGACGGTGGTCTTACAAC GACAATGACAGAACCGTTTTTTGCCCTGTTATATCATCAACGGCGAGTCGGCCTTGTTCTTTGGCATCCAGCTGCCGAGAACATCCTTCTCACGGCTG GTTCCGATAATCTGGTAGTCATTTGGAATGCAGGCACCGGGGAACCTACTATTGTTATCGATAGCCACCCTGATTTGGTTTATTCCGCCTGCTGGAATTGGGATGGGTCCAAGCTGCTCACCACTTGCAAAGACAAGAAGATTCGGATCATCAATCCTCGTTCGGGAGTAGTTGAAGAG GAGGCTGTTTGCCACGAAGGATCGAAAGCCTCTCGGGCAATTTTCCTAAAAAACGGACTTATTTTTACGACGGGATTCTCAAAAGTCTCTGAGAGGCAGTTCTCTCTCCGAGAACCTGGTCTTTTGAATGAGCCAAAGATTGAAACCGAAGTTGACACTTCTAACGGTGTCATGTTCCCTTTCTACGACGCTGATACTAACATGGTTTACCTTTGTGGCAAG ggCGACTCGGTTATTCGCTACTTTGAAGTGACGCCGGAGCCCCCTTTCGTGCATTACATCAACACATTCCAAACGCCCGATACCCAGCGCGGTATTGGAATGATGCCCAAAAGGGGATGTGACGTGCTTTCGTGTGAAATCACGCGATTTTACCGCCTCAACAGCTCTGGACTCTGTCAGGTCGTATCTATGACAGTCCCTCGCAAG tCTGAGCTGTTTCAAGACGACTTGTATCCAGATACTGTGAGCCCTGTTCCCGCTCTTTCAGCCATCGATTGGCTATCTGGAATGGATCGTGAGCCTCAGATGATGTCGTTGAAAAAAGGCCTTTCTGGCCGATTCCACGACGAAGATGAATCG GATTCGATTGCTAAGCTTTCCAACGTTCCATCTCCTCTGGGTACGCAAGTGCGGCTGTGTCGCACTAACAGTCTGAACATCTGTCGGAAAGATCTTTTGTCGAAAAGTCATTCACTTCCGCCGAACGTCAATCCTCTT gcgaaagaaaatgaagctttGCTGAAGGAAATAGCGCGTTTGAAGAAACAATTGGCTAAACAAGAAGAACGAGTTCGAGTTTTGGAGTCGTTAAATCATGAAGAACGGATTCGAAAACTAGAATCGTTATTTGACTTTCAACAAAAGATTCGTGAGCACGAATCCAACAATGTTTTCAAGGTGGAATCGCCAAAGTATgaagacaacaacaataacagcaAAATGTCGGCTTATGATTGTGGTACTTGCCAACCTGAAACCGGCACTCGTACACGTCCCACCGTCCTATCCATTCCGTTTACTCCTCCCAAGGATCCGTGTAACGTTTCAAATACCGAAACTTTAGCAGCAATCCTTCCTCAGCTTCCTTTCAGTGGAACCATTTCGTCGTTGTCTAATTTCCTCTCTACTCCCATAAACGCAATGGGCTACGAGTTACCATCACCCATGGCCACTGCCCAATCTCTGGCCTCTTTGCCACCTGTTCGAGTGTTAACTTCATTGAGCAAATGGGGTCCATTCAGGGCACTTTCTTCATCACTGATGTCGTCCCTCACTCCTAAATCCCCATCGGATTCACCTTCGCAAAGTCCTTTTGAATCCGTCATTTGA
- the LOC124316177 gene encoding uncharacterized protein LOC124316177: MANHDPEIPTYFTEDDWLEFSGSRGGSVKFHKPTGYFYYWQAGTKGKERVKCACKQFMIKHHDSECVHNETECEMSEKCWVSNWFVLGTPDKWHNHPPPSRVSVELKLFEWQLNLTFVKNRNAARINHVLDEMYLTWPFALLFSKSQLKLLFITEPPEGRTFLDQDKIDSMMAILMVWSEYWGNPLELDNREMKSEQCCGLLKKKRIKRRSPSTESSNSSTDYDASRSHKKIKVPEVEKDEDDYDTEPLPETDPERNIEPEPIACGSRDRTPSPKRVARVFVEPKDSSKTPIKDVRKDFAALPKSETPLPKAIPLKHGKPWGPISLRYPIEEVLVKEEVVCEPIAKVLRFAENLVKQSQKIGNQNGVDIFAVPLHKSIGSRSAIQRFIFGNSLHPPKERKTVLVLGATGLGQTKLINGIINHMFNVVTEDNFRFQMIEEKEDDQPNHISVYDIHHAEGFRTPYSITIVQTPSYNAENTTLFRNGKLIQTFREFFEDSDGISKLDLVCNVVLKDGVRDSFLSIFGYDVEENINCFWLRNTEGFPFDEVIQRFFSVLTSTKTKSLEGTKEVLQVMKRLEETVNSFIPLKKSLSAKNEEMQKANLVSTTCQTQIEANKETEIKFSLDTAEQNYRKEVLWKKLESDAKELFSLLETEFDGLARTMLELFEIAWSSIRQLKRISRGNPYLTQELYDLLFDVEEELKRHGYQDNIEELKKSSN, translated from the exons ATGGCAAATCACGATCCTGAGATACCGACATATTTT aCAGAAGATGATTGGTTGGAATTTTCGGGATCACGAGGTGGCTCTGTCAAGTTTCATAAGCCAACGggctatttttattattggcaAGCAGGTACCAAGGGAAAAGAGCGAGTCAAATGTGCATGCAAGCAATTTATGATTAAGCATCACGATTCGGAATGTGTTCATAATGAAACTGAGTGTGAGATGTCAGAAAAGTGTTGGGTGTCTAACTGGTTTGTGCTTGGAACTCCCGACAAATGGCATAACCATCCTCCACCAAGTCGAGTGTCTGTCGAGTTGAAGCTCTTTGAATGGCAACTAAACTTGACGTTCGTCAAGAACAGAAATGCAGCGAGAATCAATCACGTGTTAGACGAAATGTACTTGACCTGGCCCTTCGCTCTGCTATTCTCCAAATCACAGTTGAAACTTTTGTTTATCACTGAGCCACCAGAAGGAAGAACATTTCTCGATCAAGATAAAATTGACTCGATGATGGCAATCTTAATGGTGTGGAGTGAATATTGGGGAAATCCTCTAGAAT TAGATAACCGTGAAATGAAATCTGAGCAATGTTGTGGACTGctcaagaagaagaggataaAAC GAAGATCACCTAGTACAGAATCTTCCAATAGCAGCACAGACTACGATGCTAGCAGATCgcataagaaaataaaggtgCCAGAGGTTGAGAAAGATGAGGATGACTATGATACCGAACCATTACCGGAAACTGATCCAGAAC ggaACATCGAACCTGAGCCTATCGCTTGCGGATCACGTGATCGTACCCCGTCACCTAAAAGAGTCGCTAGAGTTTTTGTTGAACCGAAAG attcatCCAAAACTCCCATAAAGGATGTACGGAAAGACTTTGCAGCCTTGCCGAAATCAGAGACACCACTTCCCAAAG CGATTCCACTAAAACATGGAAAGCCTTGGGGACCTATTTCACTTCGTTATCCGATTGAAGAAGTGCTTGTTAAGGAAGAAGTCGTCTGTGAGCCCATCGCCAAAGTACTTCGTTTTGCCGAAAATCTAGTGAAACAGTCACAGAAGATCGGCAACCAGAATGGCGTTGATATTTTCGCCGTTCCACTGCACAAATCGATTGGATCACGTTCGGCAATTCAACGATTCATTTTCGGCAATTCTCTCCATCCCCCGAAGGAGCGCAAAACAGTTCTGGTTTTGGGAGCCACGGGTTTGGGTCAAACCAAACTCATCAACGGCATAATCAACCACATGTTCAACGTCGTAACAGAAGACAATTTTCGTTTCCAAATGATCGAGGAGAAAGAGGACGACCAGCCCAATCACATATCTGTCTACGACATTCATCATGCCGAAGGATTCCGCACCCCGTACTCCATAACTATCGTCCAAACGCCAAGCTATAATGCTGAAAACACGACACTGTTCAGGAACGGAAAGTTGATTCAAACTTTCCGCGAATTCTTCGAAGACTCGGACGGGATTAGTAAACTGGACTTGGTGTGCAACGTAGTCCTGAAGGACGGAGTTCgtgattcttttttatctattttcggATACGACGTTGAAGAAAACATCAACTGCTTTTGGCTGAGGAACACAGAAGGGTTCCCTTTTGATGAAGTGATCCAGAGATTCTTCTCCGTACTCACTTCAACCAAAACCAAGTCCCTGGAGGGTACCAAAGAAGTTTTACAGGTGATGAAACGGTTAGAAGAGACAGTTAACTCTTTTATTCCTCTCAAGAAGTCCTTATCGGCCAAGAATGAAGAGATGCAGAAAGCCAATCTGGTGTCTACTACCTGCCAAACGCAGATTGAGGCCAATAAAGAAACTGAGATCAAGTTCAGTTTGGACACTGCAGAACAAAATTACAGAAAGGAAGTTTTGTGGAAGAAACTCGAGTCTGACGCAAAAGAATTATTCAGTTTGCTCGAGACAGAATTTGATGGACTTGCAAGGACGATGCTGGAACTTTTTGAAATTGCCTGGAGTTCCATTCGGCAGCTGAAAAGGATTTCGCGTGGAAACCCGTATTTAACTCAAGAGCTGTACGATCTACTTTTTGACGTCGAAGAAGAGTTAAAGCGCCATGGATACCAGGATAACAtcgaagaattaaaaaaatcgagCAATTAA
- the LOC124316126 gene encoding uncharacterized protein LOC124316126, with the protein MVAPRVTFQLFILCVSVSLHLCIIDWTQLDQKRSVVTFSNGNVFPGDVTSENENARESNAGSGPRNTLIVHPGKAKPGETNPIQPETTRSPRVLTPPPLTTPAPTLSNIFDSDGCIFAVETPTVFSGPNNAASSMSSNTTPTSAILIDQRAPLRPTTTTTTTTTTVKPTITTRKSASSNVGCPKPNGLFPFVGDCSKFINCWKGRPHLQVCAGGTLFNPTTNECDHAYKVVCQVARSASVTFPPTTTRPPTPPPTVSTTTTPTPVITLSCPHPKGFFPHPTDCKKFVNCWGGRPAVQVCAEGTLFNSATRECDHASKVVCLTTSRAIQVQPRGNNAGGSFFSDNVPRSSGSLPPAGNALPQSPKLDLGPPLSPDSGQLMRLRGGAGPWEGYVEVRGGKDRPWGHVCDASDSWTIQEASVICRHLGFLRGAQKSVQGLEFGPLTRDKILIEKVECTGSEANITGCKIATGSNCPFIHEQVVGVRCHRDTQALCAKDEHAHGNFCYKLISDEMSTRERARSLCEKSGGNLLYIHSQVENDFVSELLNSVAPSITKVHTDGMAIRALRKDLLVWEQMETTMNFTKWWPEWDRSKPGNPAAKITPQCVILVKRFQYRNRCATLPYFFWTLGECDVAAAAICKKSSRDIGCVVGNGADYQGTANISKTGMPCLGWNDPRIRHVLAKPARAAVAVLDSAAAKSSRTVSSGLQHNFCRNPHGESNPWCFISPVEMEYCDIPRCNIQERGAVLDNKCKANQYKCNTGECIPNTWVCDGATDCEGGSDEDLCAQYMNDFYKRQNETIQLHDVEKWMNTNLDTCARRCAEAKSFTCLSFNHNEGQSECVLSDSNRGLSGQMIHSPGWTYYERKVYSVNCSSNFECPSGKCINQTSVCDGRDDCGDRSDEIVCQSQLDFQIRLAGSNKTNEGRVEVKVFGQWGAICDDHFSANDANVICRQLGFPLGASQALSHSTFGPGSPILMDDVMCRGNETSLADCPFAGWGVHNCAPEETAGVRCILAETTCTENQFKCETTDACIAIDFLCDTVDDCGDHSDENRTRCASELLVRLADGPDSLSGRVELRQNGIWGTVCDDDFGPEEATVICRMLNLNGPAQPAKSGSFGPGKGPIWLDELGCSGTENTLMECARLPWAKHNCRHTEDAGVRCSHPTNERKLPEEKTEADPVTTLTDLVQLGSLPVKCGIRMVEDNPSDPLLIQPKVVKGEPTKPGAYPWQVGVRVRNSGKSDNHWCGATIISEHFILTAAHCMEDFPKGLYVLRVGDYNTEDSDVEEEQFTVERMHFHEEFGQGGHLNNDIALIRIKKKSNQGIRFGSHVQPICLPSPSTEYVAGMNCTIAGWGSPGQPGAAFAIKLQSATVPILSDDTCKAPYVYGPDRIKVGMFCAGLLEGGVDACQGDSGGGLVCLVDGRPTLMGVISWGFGCGRPNRPGVYTRVVHYLPWIYSKLAETNA; encoded by the exons ATGGTGGCGCCTCGCGTCACATTCCAGCTGTTCATTTTGTGCGTGTCAGTGTCACTTCACCTGTGC atTATTGACTGGACTCAGCTAGATCAGAAACGATCGGTAGTGACATTTAGTAACGGTAATGTTTTTCCGGGTGATGTCACGAGTGAAAACGAAAATGCCCGTGAGTCCAACGCAGGCAGTGGACCCCGCAATACTTTG ATTGTCCATCCAGGTAAAGCCAAACCTGGCGAAACTAATCCAATTCAACCCGAAACGACAAGATCTCCTCG GGTTCTGACTCCTCCACCCTTAACGACGCCAGCACCAACACTGAGCAATATTTTTGATTCCGACGGATGCATCTTTGCAGTGGAAACGCCCACAGTCTTTAGTGGTCCTAATAACGCGGCTTCGTCAATGAGCAGCAATACAACACCCACTTCCGCAATTTTAATCGACCAACG TGCCCCGTTAAGGCCAACGACGACCACAACTACCACAACTACCACTGTCAAACCCACGATTACTACAAGGAAATCCGCGTCTTCTAATGTGGGATGCCCCAAACCCAATGGATTGTTTCCATTTGTCGGTGATTGCAGCAAGTTCATCAATTGCTGGAAAGGCCGCCCTCACCTACAGGTTTGCGCTGGCGGAACGCTGTTTAATCCCACCACTAATGAATGCGATCACGCCTACAAAGTCGTCTGCCAAG tggCTAGGTCAGCATCTGTGACTTTCCCTCCTACCACCACTCGCCCGCCTACGCCACCACCCACAGTATCGACCACTACTACCCCAACTCCAGTGATTACACTGTCGTGCCCGCATCCTAAAGGTTTCTTCCCACATCCGACAGATTGCAAAAAGTTTGTCAACTGCTGGGGCGGTCGTCCAGCTGTTCAAGTTTGTGCCGAAGGAACTCTATTCAACTCAGCCACCAGAGAATGCGATCACGCCTCAAAAGTCGTCTGTTTAA CGACTTCAAGAGCGATACAAGTTCAACCGAGAGGAAATAACGCCGGTGGCTCGTTTTTCTCTGATAACGTTCCCCGATCATCGGGGTCATTGCCCCCTGCGGGTAATGCTTTACCACAGTCGCCTAAACTGGATTTAGGACCTCCTTTGTCGCCGGATAGTGGTCAACTTATGCGTCTCCGAGGAGGAGCCGGACCTTGGGAAGGTTATGTGGAGGTGCGTGGAGGCAAGGATCGTCCTTGGGGTCACGTATGCGATGCTTCCGATAGCTGGACTATTCAAGAAGCAAGTGTCATCTGTCGCCATCTCGGATTCCTCAg GGGTGCCCAAAAGTCTGTACAAGGCTTGGAGTTTGGTCCGTTGACCAGggataaaattttgattgaaaaggtgGAGTGTACTGGAAGTGAAGCCAACATCACCGGATGCAAAATCGCTACCGGTTCCAACTGTCCGTTCATTCATGAACAAGTGGTGGGTGTCCGTTGTCATCGGGATACTCAAGCCCTTTGCGCCAAGGATGAACACGCCCACGGAAACTTTTGCTACAAATTAATCTCGGACGAGATGAGCACCAGAGAAAGAGCGAGATCCTTGTGCGAGAAATCCGGTGGAAATTTACTCTACATCCATTCTCAA GTTGAGAACGATTTTGTTTCCGAGTTATTGAATAGCGTCGCTCCATCCATTACCAAAGTACATACGGACGGAATGGCAATCCGAGCGCTGAGAAAAGATTTGTTAGTTTGGGAGCAAATGGAAACCACAATGAACTTTACTAAATGGTGGCCAG AGTGGGATCGATCAAAACCGGGCAATCCTGCTGCCAAAATCACTCCCCAGTGCGTGATTCTAGTTAAGCGTTTCCAGTACCGCAACCGCTGTGCAACTTTGCCTTATTTCTTCTGGACCCTTGGAGAATGCGACGTGGCCGCTGCTGCCATTTGCAAGAAAAGCTCTCGCGATATCGGCTGTGTTGTTGGCAACGGCGCCGATTACCAAGGTACAGCTAATATCAGTAAAACGGGTATGCCTTGTTTGGGATGGAACGATCCTCGCATTCGGCACGTTTTGGCGAAACCTGCACGAGCTGCTGTTGCCGTGTTGGACAGTGCCGCAGCCAAGTCTTCTCGTACCGTCAGCTCAG GTTTACAACATAATTTCTGTCGAAATCCGCACGGAGAATCGAATCCTTGGTGTTTCATTTCGCCAGTAGAGATGGAGTACTGTGACATACCCAGATGCAATATTCAGG AAAGAGGAGCAGTTCTTGATAATAAGTGTAAAGCCAATCAATACAAATGCAATACGGGCGAGTGCATTCCAAATACATGGGTTTGCGATGGAGCTACG GACTGTGAAGGCGGATCGGACGAGGATTTATGCGCCCAGTACATGAACGACTTTTACAAGCGTCAAAACGAAACGATCCAACTTCACGACGTGGAAAAGTGGATGAACACTAATCTGGACACTTGTGCAAGGCGATGCGCCGAAGCCAAAAGTTTTACTTGTTTGTCGTTTAATCACAA TGAGGGACAATCGGAGTGCGTTTTGAGCGACAGCAACCGAGGACTGTCGGGGCAAATGATCCATTCGCCGGGTTGGACTTATTACGAGCGCAAAGTTTACTCCGTCAATTGCAGCTCGAATTTTGAATGCCCCAGTGGAAAGTGCATTAATCAGACGTCCGTGTGTGATGGACGTGACGACTGTGGGGATCGATCTGACGAAATTGTTTGCCAATCTCAACTTGATTTCCAAATTAGATTAGCTGGCTCCAACAAGACCAACGAAGGGCGCGTAGAAGTCAAAG TATTCGGCCAATGGGGAGCTATCTGTGATGACCATTTCAGTGCAAATGATGCCAACGTGATTTGTCGCCAGTTAGGGTTCCCCTTAGGAGCCAGTCAAGCTTTGTCTCATTCCACTTTTGGCCCTGGTTCTCCCATTTTGATGGATGACGTCATGTGCAGGGGCAATGAAACATCGTTAGCTGATT GTCCGTTTGCCGGTTGGGGAGTGCATAATTGTGCTCCTGAAGAG ACTGCTGGAGTACGGTGCATCTTGGCGGAGACAACTTGCAcagaaaatcaatttaaatgtGAGACCACAGACGCTTGCATCGCCATCGATTTCCTCTGTGACACTGTCGATGACTGTGGAGACCATTCTGATGAAAACCGAACTCGTTGCGCT TCTGAACTGCTGGTTCGATTGGCTGATGGACCCGATTCACTATCCGGACGAGTCGAGTTGCGTCAAAATGGAATTTGGGGGACAGTTTGCGATGACGATTTTGGTCCAGAAGAAGCAACG GTCATCTGCCGAATGTTGAATTTAAATGGGCCAGCTCAACCCGCAAAGAGTGGCAGTTTTGGGCCAGGCAAAGGCCCAATTTGGCTGGACGAATTAGGTTGCAGCGGAACAGAAAATACGTTGATGGAGTGCGCCCGATTGCCGTGGGCCAAACACAACTGTCGTCATACTGAAGATGCTGGAGTCCGCTGCTCTCACCCAACTAATGAAAGG AAATTACCGGAAGAAAAAACCGAGGCAGATCCTGTCACTACATTAACCGATTTAGTTCAACTGGGATCTCTTCCGGTCAAATGCGGCATAAGAATGGTTGAAGACAATCCATCCGATCCATTATTAATCCAGCCTAAAGTAGTCAAAGGAGAGCCAACTAAACCCGGCGCTTATCCTTGGCAG GTGGGAGTTCGAGTGAGAAACAGTGGGAAAAGTGATAATCACTGGTGCGGCGCCACTATCATCTCTGAGCATTTCATTCTTACGGCCGCCCACTGCATGGAAGACTTCCCAAAAGGTTTATACGTCTTAAGAGTTGGTGACTACAATACGGAA GATAGTGACGTAGAAGAGGAGCAATTCACTGTGGAGCGCATGCACTTCCACGAAGAATTTGGACAAGGAGGACATTTAAATAACGATATCGCACTCATTCgtatcaagaaaaaaagtaatcaaGGTATTCGTTTTGGATCACATGTCCAGCCGATCTGTCTTCCTTCTCCATCAACCGAATACGTTGCCGGAATGAACTGCACTATAGCCGGATGGGGATCACCTGGCCAACCTGGAGCAG CTTTTGCAATCAAACTACAGTCGGCTACTGTTCCTATTCTGTCGGATGATACATGCAAAGCGCCTTATGTCTATGGTCCTGATCGCATCAAAGTTGGAATGTTTTGCGCCGGACTTCTTGAAGGAGGTGTCGATGCTTGCCAAGGCGATTCCGGTGGTGGATTAGTTTGTTTAGTCGACg gGCGGCCAACATTGATGGGTGTCATCAGCTGGGGTTTCGGATGCGGAAGACCTAACAGGCCCGGCGTTTACACGCGTGTCGTTCATTATTTGCCATGGATTTATTCTAAATTAGCCGAGACAAATGCTTGA
- the LOC124316610 gene encoding uncharacterized protein LOC124316610 produces MAHFSVASLTQVVLLLVFICWTPSSTGAAFSLEEEFLQLKENYIQMKQVVKSLEDSLESTAIEQQAKVTQLEAKLELNNEQRQDLALKVIQLEAKNVQLEVKIGKLEGKVEQQDSLLTSLLREKNERTAAATYSVPINNNPSAVAINGLPSSCADLREIGHIWSGIFSVMGSAKMESVYCDFNKDTNETGFEKFIGYADVKSAPVHFYVQRTSDFGIKSTPIPFELAVLNEGNAMDLASGIFTAPRPGTYFFSFAGVAGLSVSSSSIEFYSFLYLNGNEIGSSHIREDKGTDYRYFPFTLQSTLNLKTGDRLWVEINFVPFVYLLDDGSHYTCFTGFMLEEEIVASL; encoded by the exons ATGGCGCATTTTTCTGTAGCCTCACTCACCCAAGTTGTTTTGCTGTTGGTTTTCATCTGCTGGACGCCGAGTTCGACGGGCGCTGCCTTTTCCTTGGAGGAAGAATTCCTGCAACTGAAGGAAAATTAT attcaaatgaaacaagtcGTGAAAAGTTTGGAGGACAGTTTGGAATCGACAGCGATTGAACAGCAGGCAAAAGTGACACAACTGGAGGCGAAACTTGAACTAAAT AATGAACAAAGACAAGATTTGGCATTGAAAGTAATTCAACTAGAGGCCAAAAATGTCCAATTGGAAGTCAAAATTGGAAAACTGGAAGGAAAAGTTGAGCAACAAGATTCGCTTTTAACTTCCCTTTTACGTGAGAAAAATGaacgcacagcagcagcaacttatTCTGTTCCAATTAACAATAATCCATCGGCTGTGGCCATCAACGGACTGCCGTCTTCGTGCGCGGATCTAAGAGAGATTGGCCACATTTGGAGCGGAATTTTTTCCGTCATGGGATCGGCGAAAATGGAATCCGTTTACTGCGATTTCAATAAAGACACTAACGAAACGG gTTTTGAGAAATTTatcggatacgccgacgtcaaatcggcgcccgtccatttctacgtccagagaaCTTCTGATTTTGGCATAAAATCAACTCCAATTCCGTTCGAGTTGGCGGTGTTGAACGAAGGAAACGCCATGGATTTGGCATCCGGGatattcacggcaccgcgaccgggaacttattttttctctttcgcgggAGTGGCGGGTctttctgtttcttcttcttcgattgagttttattcttttctttatttgaacggtAATGAAATCGGGTCAAGTCATATTCGCGAGGATAAAGGCACCGATTATCGATATTTTCCGTTTACTctccagtcgacgctgaacttGAAAACAGGCGACCGACTCTGGGTGGAGATTAATTTTGTACCTTTTGTCTATTTGCTTGACGACGGTAGCCACTACACCTgtttcacgggtttcatgttggaggaggaaattgtggcGTCCCTCTGA